One genomic region from Myxocyprinus asiaticus isolate MX2 ecotype Aquarium Trade chromosome 27, UBuf_Myxa_2, whole genome shotgun sequence encodes:
- the LOC127417619 gene encoding neurogenic differentiation factor 4-like: MTAKNKLLQWSEVKFRERPEDFTLSEHPRLTLSDPRAWMTSATPVYPSTGDHYTVDVAMDKYMSGSNCPLTAESDLGRPKANGGTMQNISGPQRHRRVAANARERRRMHGLNRAFDKLRSVIPSLENEKKLSKYDTLQMAQIYITELSELLEGVVHSECRGFREGCSPPGSQRTSSQSLRTSVSYAVDAPSPNFVLEKSDVTSSNASDGESSHFSDIEEGRTGGR; encoded by the coding sequence ATGacagcaaaaaacaaacttttgcaATGGTCAGAAGTCAAATTTCGGGAACGACCGGAGGATTTTACACTCTCCGAACATCCGAGGCTGACCCTCAGTGACCCGCGGGCCTGGATGACCTCTGCGACACCCGTTTACCCATCCACAGGTGACCACTACACGGTGGATGTCGCCATGGACAAGTACATGTCTGGAAGCAACTGTCCTTTGACAGCGGAATCCGACCTGGGAAGACCTAAAGCAAACGGTGGAACCATGCAAAATATCAGCGGTCCACAGAGACACAGACGTGTGGCCGCCAATGCGAGGGAAAGACGGAGGATGCACGGACTGAATCGAGCCTTTGACAAACTGAGGAGCGTCATTCCATCCTTAGAGAACGAGAAAAAACTGTCCAAATACGACACCCTGCAGATGGCCCAGATATACATCACAGAGCTGTCCGAGTTGTTGGAGGGTGTTGTGCACTCGGAGTGCAGAGGTTTCAGGGAGGGGTGCAGCCCACCAGGCAGTCAGAGGACTTCATCTCAGTCTTTGAGGACTAGCGTCAGTTACGCTGTGGATGCACCTTCCCCTAATTTCGTTCTGGAGAAAAGCGACGTCACGTCGTCAAACGCCAGCGATGGCGAATCTTCGCATTTTAGTGACATTGAAGAAGGACGGACTGGAGGACGCTGA